TGAACGATAGAGCAGACACTGGCTTTGATCCAGCTTTAATTCTCCCAATACAATCTGTTCATCTGCCTTTTCTTCAACAATTTGTGCATCAAAATGATGTACTCGCCGCAGCAAAGCTCCCGCACGAGCTACAATTTCTAATGGATTAAACGGTTTAGAAATGTAATCGTCGGCACCGAGTTCCAGACCCAAGATTTTGTCGTAATGTTCGCTTTTTGCAGATAAAAACAACACCGGGAAATGATGAACCTCACGAATCTTCTTCAATAATTGCAGTCCATCTAAACCAGGCATCATAATATCCAGTATCGCTAAATCAATTTTATGGTTCTGAACTTGCATTAACGCTTCAGTACCACTGTTCGCTTCTACAATGTTGTACTCTTTCTCTAAATATAATCTCAATAACTCCACAATTTCTGCTTCATCATCTGCGATCAGAATCGTATACATAGTAATCACCCCAACTAACTATAATCCGCGATTATTAAACCCACCTAAATCCAATCTAAAGAATAGCTAAATCTTATAGCTGCGAAGCATATAAATTCTTATTTTTAAATAAAAATCGCACACAGGAACTCGTCCCATGTACGATCATAAATTTCCTGAAAAAAAACTTCATCTGGCAAGTATAAACGCCTTCGGCGTCCTAATTAAGGACGGTAAGCGTTTAAACGCGAAATATAAGAACTATTTATCAGAGAAACTTATAAATTCTTATATTTTTAAAAAGCTACTCCGATTCCACCTTCACCTGCATAGGTTCCCATAACCGGCCCCATACTAGAGAGTAAAACTTCTTTGAATGGGTGCTTTTGTAATATACGTTCTTTTATCTCAAGCGCCAACTTCTCACAGTTACTGTGTACAATAGCGATAACAGCCTTCTCGTAATCATGCTGCTTCTCATCCAAATGTGCAAGCAGACGGTTCAATGCCTTTGTAAGTCCCCGGGTCTTCTCGACTACTTCTACTGTACCCTCTTCGCTGATTTTGAGCAATAGTTTGATATTTAGCACAGAAGCAACCGCTCCTGATATCCGACTTAGACGTCCGCCTTTCATCACGTTCTCAAGTGTATCCAGTGTGAAATATGCGAGAACTTCGTCTACTTGCTGAAGCACCTTTTCCTTCAGTTCCTGCAGACTCGTACAAGTTAGTGACCACTTCGCCGCGAGGCCCACAATCAGTGACAATCCTCCTGAGAAGGTCTTAGAATCTATAACCTCTATCGCATTGGTGTGTCCTTCTTCTTGATACATTTCCATAGCGATCATAGCCGTCTGATAAGTGCTACTAATATTAGAGGACATACAAATGACCATAATATCAGTACCTTCCTCTACTTGCCTAAATGTCTCAAGGAATTGGTTTGGACTTGGACTTGCTGTAGTAGGCAGCTCCTTGGATACACTCATTTTAGCATAAAAGGTTTTCGTATCCGTATCCGCAGGCATTAGCTCATGCCCAAAATGAACCGGAAGATGAACCACGGAAACATTATACTTCTCCATGTAGTCAAGGGGTAGGTCGGAACCGCTGTCTGTTATGATCTTGATTGCCATAATATAAGTACTCTCCTTTCAATATCAGTACTATTATAGCTATCCCCAAATGAAATCTCCAGTAACCAATATAACTTGAAAATTCCTTTAATTTGTGCTTATGTCTTTCTTCCTTAACTTGTCCTAATATGATATGGTTTATGAATAAGCGTATAGGAATGGAGTGTATGTATGAGTAAGGGAAGAGTATGGAACAGAGGCAAACATGACGGTACAGGACTATCGAGGAAAAAACCAGTGGAACAAGAGGGTACAACTTCTACTGAAACAGAAACAACAGAACCTTCGAATGAACTTTCGAATTCCAGAATTGATACCGTAAAACCGATGAATCGTACAAACTGGGTAACACGGCCTACACGGGTCATCAATAGAGATTCCAAAGACAAACAATAACTTTGAAATGAAATAGCTTCAATTTCATTTTTGAGTAGGATAGACATAGGCACTTTGTGTGAACGCTCCGCGAACGGACTGTTGTTCCAATCGCTGTTGTCTCCAGATTTTTCATTTTTTCCCTTAGCGGTGAAAATCCGGAGACAGCATATGCTTTCGAAGCGAGCTTTCCTGCGGAAAGCTTTCGGGCGAACGCTACGCTTTTCCACAATCAGTCCGTTCTCTCCGCTGCTTTGAGCACTTATCAACCAAAAACGCAAAACAGCGATTCTCCTTTAACCAGAGAATCGCTGTTTTATTTATCTTTTTAAACTTCCAAAGTGAGAAATACTTTCCCGTTCGTAGAATAAAACATTATGCACGAGTGGAGAAAATGAACCTCTCCAGTGATGCTATATCAGTAATACTATGATTACATTCATCACTATCTATGCACACATATTGACCAATCGAGAAATAATCATCCGGCGAAGATTTCGCAAGCTTGGTCTTGACCGTGAAGAAGGCAAGCTGTTGCTGCCGATTACAGAACAGGCAATACCCCTTCTTGTTCGTCGGTGTAATCCTTCCCTCGATCCCGATAAACTGTCCTTCGAACGGATATACAATAAATAATTTATTGGTAGCAATATCTATCCAGCTCAGATACGTCATATATCGAAAGTCGATAGCTGATAAATCAGGTACCTTCAGTTTCTTATTCTTAGGGAATAACTTCTGAACCTGTTTCGGTGTAATCTGTGGAAAAGGATCTATATAAGACTCTAGTCCACTTAGATATTTCTGAAAATCGTATTGAGTCTCAAAAGTAGATAATTGTTGTAGCATTTGCTGCTGATTGTCAGTAAGCGTTGGAAAAGCTTCAATAACGTTCAATACTGAACGATATCTTACAGTCTCCAAGACTCTTCGATCCGCTACAGTTCGTAGTGTCTTTAGAAGGAAATCCGTTTGTTTCTTAATAAAATTATATTGATGGTTTCTAATAAATGGTGTATTCATTGCTCTTCAGCCCCTTATTTGTTATGAAAAATCCATAAGGTTCAAAGCCCATTATTAGAAACGATAATGTTAAGTTTGGGCGATCATCCATCCTATCGCACCTCACGCAAAGTATCGCCCTAATTTAGGCTTTGCATGAGGAACTTCTAGCTAATGGGCAAACCAGCATTAGCACAGTACCACCTCCAATTACATTCACGAAAAAAGTATATCAGGAATGTTTGGAATCGGCTAGGCCATATAGCCAAACTCTGCTTCATCTCTGGAGGGAGCTTCGCCATTTAGCTGCTTCAATAGTTTCTTCATTATGACCGAAGCTTTCACTTTGGTTTGAAGACACGGCGAAAGCTCAATTTCGTAGTTGCCTCGCTTAATCGCTTCTTTCAATTCCTCCACAGTAGCGCAAGTGGTATTCAACCGATTCAGAACGCTCCCATATTGCAGACATTGGTGACTGTCACTGCCGGCAATCACAGGTACACCTAGCTTCTCAGCAAAAGGCGTGCTCAGATTCTTTATAGCTAAGATAGAAAATAGATAGTTGCTATGGTTCGTTTCATTTTTCCTCATAATCTCAAAACTTCGTAAGTACAAGATACCCTCTCCCAACAACTTTTCTGTAATTCAGTAAGTACTTGCTACAGCTGAATCTTCAAAAATTGTGAATGAATGATCACGGGAACCATGAATAATTTACCTTCTTTAACAAACACTACGGAACAAAAGGAGGCTGATGTTTCATGTGTCAACGTTTTTCCCTGGCGGCCGAACTGCAGGATATTAGGGAGCATTTTGAAATTAACCGGGTGATGTACTACTTTAAAGACCGCTATAATATTAGCCCCACGCAAGATATGCCGGTCGTTTTGCAACAGGATGGTGAGCGAATTCTAGATGAGTTCCGCTGGGGATTCGTTCCTTATTGGGGAAAAGATGCGATCAATGCGGATCTCCGAAATGTGCATCAGAATCCAACCTACCGCAAGATGGTGGACAAGCATCGCTGTGTTATCCCGTGCAATGGATTTTACTATTGGAAAAAAGAAGGCAAGAAGACTTATCCAGTTCGGGTAGTCATGAATAATCGCAGTATGTTCGGAGTGGCTGGTCTATACGAAATTTGGCGTGATACGCGCGGGGAACCTCTTCGCACCTGCACTCTGGTCATGACAGAAGCTAACCCACTAATTGGTGAATTTGAGAGCCGGATGCCAGCGATTTTGTCCCCACAGGATATCACTCGATGGCTTGATGAGGAGACGAATGATCTGGAAGCACTGAATCCG
The window above is part of the Paenibacillus sp. FSL K6-0276 genome. Proteins encoded here:
- a CDS encoding response regulator transcription factor; the protein is MYTILIADDEAEIVELLRLYLEKEYNIVEANSGTEALMQVQNHKIDLAILDIMMPGLDGLQLLKKIREVHHFPVLFLSAKSEHYDKILGLELGADDYISKPFNPLEIVARAGALLRRVHHFDAQIVEEKADEQIVLGELKLDQSQCLLYRSGEPVVLTSTEYKILELMMKQPGRVFTRKKIYEAVWEDFYVYEDNSIMVHISNIREKIEQDSKKPVYLKTIRGLGYKIEAPMEQ
- a CDS encoding DegV family protein, which gives rise to MAIKIITDSGSDLPLDYMEKYNVSVVHLPVHFGHELMPADTDTKTFYAKMSVSKELPTTASPSPNQFLETFRQVEEGTDIMVICMSSNISSTYQTAMIAMEMYQEEGHTNAIEVIDSKTFSGGLSLIVGLAAKWSLTCTSLQELKEKVLQQVDEVLAYFTLDTLENVMKGGRLSRISGAVASVLNIKLLLKISEEGTVEVVEKTRGLTKALNRLLAHLDEKQHDYEKAVIAIVHSNCEKLALEIKERILQKHPFKEVLLSSMGPVMGTYAGEGGIGVAF
- a CDS encoding FusB/FusC family EF-G-binding protein, which encodes MNTPFIRNHQYNFIKKQTDFLLKTLRTVADRRVLETVRYRSVLNVIEAFPTLTDNQQQMLQQLSTFETQYDFQKYLSGLESYIDPFPQITPKQVQKLFPKNKKLKVPDLSAIDFRYMTYLSWIDIATNKLFIVYPFEGQFIGIEGRITPTNKKGYCLFCNRQQQLAFFTVKTKLAKSSPDDYFSIGQYVCIDSDECNHSITDIASLERFIFSTRA
- a CDS encoding PHP-associated domain-containing protein is translated as MRKNETNHSNYLFSILAIKNLSTPFAEKLGVPVIAGSDSHQCLQYGSVLNRLNTTCATVEELKEAIKRGNYEIELSPCLQTKVKASVIMKKLLKQLNGEAPSRDEAEFGYMA
- a CDS encoding SOS response-associated peptidase, whose amino-acid sequence is MCQRFSLAAELQDIREHFEINRVMYYFKDRYNISPTQDMPVVLQQDGERILDEFRWGFVPYWGKDAINADLRNVHQNPTYRKMVDKHRCVIPCNGFYYWKKEGKKTYPVRVVMNNRSMFGVAGLYEIWRDTRGEPLRTCTLVMTEANPLIGEFESRMPAILSPQDITRWLDEETNDLEALNPILRPYSADEMQVYPVTPMINNNRHDSAECIREMDLNESWVKP